The Procambarus clarkii isolate CNS0578487 chromosome 37, FALCON_Pclarkii_2.0, whole genome shotgun sequence genome window below encodes:
- the LOC123765986 gene encoding uncharacterized protein: MDKYLVLLFLALMRTSKAQLGYLPSASPSYSYNPPGLRSSVSSQEIEDPVTALAANIPGGGVPGQHYPILASVPQTGFSCQSREFPGYFADTTDEARCQVFHICQFDGRLDSFLCPNGTVFNQQYFVCDWWFNVDCAASEQFFALNSEIGKIPEDADASIRSDAGTLNQLYSVPEQRQASPSPPPTPSQFYNRPNRL, from the exons aTGGATAAATATCTAGTGCTACTCTTCCTAG CCCTGATGAGAACATCAAAGGCTCAGCTTGGATACTTGCCGAGCGCTTCTCCTAGCTACTCCTATAACCCTCCGGGATTGAGGTCATCTGTTTCCAGTCAAGAAATCGAAGACCCCGTAACCGCCCTGGCCGCCAATATTCCCGGGGGCGGCGTCCCTGGCCAACACTACCCGATCCTGGCCTCTGTGCCACAAACCGGTTTCTCCTGCCAGTCTCGGGAGTTCCCTGGTTACTTCGCCGACACCACTGACGAGGCCCGCTGCCAGGTCTTCCACATCTGCCAGTTCGACGGCCGCCTCGACTCCTTCCTGTGTCCCAACGGCACCGTCTTCAACCAGCAGTACttcgtgtgtgactggtggttcaACGTCGACTGCGCCGCCTCCGAGCAGTTCTTCGCTCTCAACTCCGAGATCGGCAAGATCCCCGAGGACGCAGATGCTTCCATCCGCAGTGACGCTGGGACGCTCAACCAGCTGTACAGCGTCCCAGAGCAGCGTCAAGCTTCCCCATCACCTCCCCCGACACCCTCACAGTTCTACAACAGACCCAACCGGCTCTAA
- the LOC123765921 gene encoding uncharacterized protein, whose protein sequence is MSRSIISSALTAVLGTSLADKLLPAPPAPRYSYSAPDLRDVAPSLEGLEDPVAVLAANIPGGGVPGQHYPILASVPQTGFSCQAQEFPGYFADTADEARCQVFHICQFDGRLDSFLCPNGTVFNQQYFVCDWWFNVDCAASEQFFALNSEIGKIPEDADASIRSDAGTPNQLYSVPEQRQASPSPPPTPSQLYNRPNRL, encoded by the coding sequence ATGAGCAGATCTATAATTTCTTCTGCTCTTACAGCTGTGTTGGGAACGTCTCTTGCTGACAAACTCTTGCCGGCTCCTCCTGCCCCTCGTTATTCCTACAGCGCCCCGGACCTGAGGGATGTGGCCCCATCCCTGGAGGGTCTGGAAGACCCCGTAGCCGTCCTGGCCGCCAATATTCCCGGGGGCGGCGTCCCTGGCCAACACTACCCGATCCTGGCCTCTGTGCCACAAACCGGTTTCTCCTGCCAGGCTCAGGAGTTCCCGGGTTACTTCGCCGACACCGCTGACGAGGCCCGCTGCCAGGTCTTCCACATCTGCCAGTTCGACGGCCGCCTCGACTCCTTCCTGTGTCCCAACGGCACCGTCTTCAACCAGCAGTACttcgtgtgtgactggtggttcaACGTCGACTGCGCCGCCTCCGAGCAGTTCTTCGCTCTCAACTCCGAGATCGGCAAGATCCCCGAGGACGCAGATGCTTCCATCCGCAGTGACGCTGGGACGCCCAACCAGCTGTATAGCGTCCCAGAGCAGCGTCAAGCTTCCCCATCACCTCCCCCGACACCCTCACAGCTCTACAACAGACCCAACCGGCTCTAA